In Sphingomonas sp. SORGH_AS_0950, the following are encoded in one genomic region:
- a CDS encoding TIGR03087 family PEP-CTERM/XrtA system glycosyltransferase, which translates to MRDLLFLAHRVPFPPDRGDKIRSFHILRHLARDWRIHLCAFAESEAERDPPPAFRDLLASCHVIPRTKGMPRAAVEALATGRPVSLTAFAHPAMARAVAGVRRGGVAATYVFSGQMAQYRGQGPTVMDMVDVDSAKFAAMADGATGPRAWMLAREAKRLSAFERRVARDADATLFVSEAEADLFRSQGGQGHVLAIENGIDATVHAPGAVAPVVRDGPLIVFTGQMDYRPNIDAVIHFAQSILPCIRAVRPDARFAIVGRAPAAAVRRLAGEVVIVTGEVPDTRPWLAGAAVCVAPLMLARGIQNKVLEAMAMARPVVASRAAAEGIDHGGTIAVAADDRDFAARVLAALNGPATNPAARARVMERYCWGARLAPLDRLMKDMVS; encoded by the coding sequence GTGAGGGACCTGTTGTTCCTCGCGCACCGCGTGCCCTTTCCCCCCGATCGCGGCGACAAGATCCGCAGCTTCCACATCCTGCGGCATCTGGCGCGCGACTGGCGCATCCATCTCTGCGCCTTTGCCGAAAGCGAGGCCGAGCGCGATCCGCCGCCCGCATTCCGCGACCTGCTGGCGAGTTGCCATGTGATCCCCCGGACCAAGGGGATGCCGCGCGCCGCCGTCGAGGCGCTGGCGACCGGCCGCCCGGTCTCGCTGACCGCCTTTGCCCATCCCGCCATGGCGCGGGCGGTGGCCGGGGTGCGGCGGGGCGGGGTGGCCGCGACCTATGTCTTTTCGGGCCAGATGGCGCAGTATCGCGGGCAAGGGCCGACCGTGATGGACATGGTGGACGTCGACTCGGCCAAGTTCGCCGCGATGGCGGATGGCGCGACCGGCCCCAGGGCCTGGATGCTGGCCCGCGAGGCGAAACGTCTGTCCGCCTTTGAGCGCCGCGTGGCCCGCGATGCCGATGCGACCCTGTTCGTCAGCGAGGCCGAAGCCGACTTGTTCCGCAGCCAGGGCGGGCAGGGCCATGTCCTGGCCATCGAGAACGGCATCGACGCGACCGTCCATGCGCCCGGCGCGGTGGCGCCGGTGGTGCGGGACGGCCCACTGATCGTCTTCACCGGGCAGATGGACTATCGCCCCAATATCGATGCGGTGATCCATTTCGCCCAGAGCATCCTGCCGTGCATCCGCGCCGTCCGGCCGGATGCACGCTTCGCCATTGTCGGCCGCGCGCCCGCCGCGGCGGTGCGGCGACTGGCGGGCGAGGTGGTGATCGTCACCGGCGAAGTGCCCGACACGCGGCCATGGCTGGCGGGGGCGGCGGTCTGCGTCGCGCCGCTGATGCTGGCGCGCGGCATCCAGAACAAGGTGCTGGAGGCGATGGCAATGGCCCGCCCCGTCGTCGCGTCGCGCGCCGCCGCCGAGGGGATCGATCATGGCGGCACGATCGCGGTGGCGGCGGACGACCGGGATTTCGCGGCCCGCGTCCTCGCCGCGCTGAACGGCCCCGCCACCAACCCCGCCGCGCGCGCGCGGGTGATGGAGCGTTACTGCTGGGGGGCGCGGCTGGCGCCGCTCGACCGGCTGATGAAGGATATGGTGTCGTGA
- a CDS encoding FemAB family XrtA/PEP-CTERM system-associated protein — protein MSATVPTLRVADLARETERARIDAFVDAAGGTPFHRTGWLLAGAAGCGQKAHCLVAERSGDLVGLLPLSEIRSPLFGAAMVSTGFGVDGGVLGEGVDLLAEAAWTLARDRGIESVELRGGPVPDGWTPDADSYLGFVRPIAADDEAELKAIPRKQRAEVRKALANDLTVQTGADAMMLAEHYHVYAESVRNLGTPVFPARLFREAAARLDADVLTVRHRGRAVASVLSLYHGGTVYPYWGGGTQAARGLRANDLMYFALMRHARSRGCHRFDFGRSKVGTGAAAFKKNWGFEGRPLVYASRSIHGPRAINPLNPKYAAMIAIWKRMPVWAARIAGPVIARGLG, from the coding sequence ATGAGCGCGACGGTGCCGACCCTGCGCGTCGCCGATCTGGCGCGCGAAACGGAGCGTGCGCGCATCGATGCGTTCGTGGATGCCGCCGGTGGCACGCCCTTTCATCGCACCGGCTGGCTGCTGGCGGGGGCGGCGGGCTGTGGCCAGAAGGCGCATTGCCTGGTCGCGGAGCGCAGCGGCGATCTGGTCGGCCTGTTGCCGCTCAGCGAAATTCGCTCGCCCTTGTTCGGCGCGGCGATGGTGTCGACGGGCTTCGGCGTCGATGGCGGCGTGCTGGGCGAGGGCGTGGACCTGCTGGCGGAGGCGGCCTGGACGCTCGCCCGCGACCGGGGCATCGAGTCGGTCGAATTGCGCGGAGGGCCGGTGCCGGATGGCTGGACGCCCGACGCCGACAGTTATCTGGGTTTCGTCCGCCCGATCGCCGCCGATGACGAGGCCGAGCTGAAGGCGATTCCTCGCAAGCAGCGGGCCGAGGTGCGCAAGGCGCTGGCCAACGACCTGACCGTCCAGACCGGCGCCGATGCGATGATGCTGGCCGAGCATTACCACGTCTATGCCGAATCGGTTCGCAATCTGGGCACCCCGGTCTTTCCGGCGCGGCTGTTCCGCGAGGCGGCGGCGCGGCTGGACGCGGACGTGCTGACCGTGCGCCATCGCGGCCGCGCGGTGGCGAGCGTGCTCAGCCTGTATCATGGCGGCACCGTCTATCCCTATTGGGGCGGGGGCACGCAGGCGGCGCGGGGTCTGCGCGCCAACGACCTGATGTATTTCGCGCTGATGCGGCACGCGCGGTCACGCGGCTGCCACCGCTTCGATTTCGGCCGGTCGAAGGTCGGGACCGGCGCGGCGGCGTTCAAGAAGAATTGGGGGTTCGAGGGGCGGCCGCTGGTCTATGCCAGCCGCAGCATCCATGGGCCGCGCGCGATCAATCCGCTCAACCCCAAATATGCCGCGATGATCGCCATCTGGAAGCGGATGCCGGTCTGGGCGGCGCGGATCGCGGGGCCGGTGATCGCACGGGGGCTGGGGTGA
- a CDS encoding XrtA system polysaccharide deacetylase: protein MPPEPGAARPLHGMSVDVEEWFQVGAFERTIDKADWDRLDSRVEANTDAVLSLFAETGTRATFFTLGWVAHRHPGLIRRIVAAGHEMASHGWDHQRVFTMTADQFRADLLRARTAIEDAGGQAVTGYRAPSFSIDTRTPWAHRVLAEAGYRYSSSVAPLRHDHYGWAASPRYAWRPLADADLIELPVTVAQFGQRRLATGGGFFRMLPAKLTDIAIGQVERDRHGAMFYFHPWEIDPGQPRVTAAPLRSRIRHYSRLGAMEGKLRALLGRHDWGRVDQVAAREAAQLA from the coding sequence ATGCCGCCTGAGCCCGGCGCGGCCCGGCCGCTCCATGGCATGTCGGTCGATGTCGAGGAGTGGTTCCAGGTCGGCGCCTTCGAACGGACGATCGACAAGGCCGACTGGGACCGGCTAGACAGCCGGGTCGAGGCCAATACCGATGCGGTCCTGTCGCTGTTCGCCGAGACGGGGACGCGCGCGACCTTCTTCACGCTGGGCTGGGTCGCGCATCGCCATCCCGGCCTGATCCGCCGCATCGTCGCCGCCGGGCATGAGATGGCCAGCCATGGCTGGGACCATCAGCGCGTCTTCACCATGACCGCCGACCAGTTCCGCGCCGATCTGCTCCGCGCGCGCACCGCGATCGAGGATGCGGGCGGGCAGGCCGTCACCGGATATCGCGCGCCCAGCTTCTCGATCGACACCCGCACCCCCTGGGCGCATCGCGTGCTGGCCGAGGCGGGCTATCGTTATTCCTCCAGCGTCGCGCCGCTGCGGCACGATCATTATGGCTGGGCGGCCTCGCCGCGCTATGCCTGGCGGCCGCTGGCCGATGCCGATCTGATCGAGCTGCCGGTGACGGTGGCGCAGTTCGGCCAGCGCCGGCTGGCGACCGGCGGCGGCTTCTTCCGGATGCTGCCCGCCAAGCTGACCGACATCGCGATCGGGCAGGTCGAGCGCGACCGGCACGGCGCGATGTTCTATTTCCACCCCTGGGAGATCGATCCCGGCCAGCCGCGCGTCACCGCCGCCCCGCTTCGCTCGCGCATCCGCCATTATTCGCGGCTGGGCGCGATGGAGGGCAAGCTGCGCGCGTTGCTCGGGCGGCATGATTGGGGCCGGGTCGATCAGGTGGCGGCCAGGGAAGCGGCACAGCTGGCATGA
- a CDS encoding ExeA family protein, whose protein sequence is MYETHFGLGERPFQLTPDPRFWFETATHGKAMAYLGYGLAQGEGFIVITGDVGAGKTTLVGHLVETLDPRRLRVIHIVSTAIEPNDLLRTVAGQLGVDSLGLSKAGLLAAIERALNGVAREGRRILLIVDEAQALPLASLEELRMLSNFQAGGHALLQILLVGQPEFRERLLGSAAIEQLRQRVIAIHHLDPMEADEVPDYIAHRLAVAGWTGRPDFAADAFDALYEVSGGVPRRLNVLAGRVLLQAAVEGVELIGEETVKSVAADMAADMGGDRFATSRDVEIQPEPAPIAPPQAAPAFDRSVFGLGTLGAATLNGAPAPAAMADPIVRTRIMPDGQTGQGGSPRIVAPPPAPEPVSLRPIPDPRPAPEPQSAKPAPAAAAEPSPVAALEERIARLEARLEQQEAALRRVLTLMVDWSDADARGEPRREESPTIRTGAWGHAA, encoded by the coding sequence AGACGGCGACTCACGGCAAGGCGATGGCCTATCTCGGCTATGGCCTGGCGCAGGGCGAGGGCTTCATCGTCATCACCGGCGATGTCGGCGCGGGCAAGACCACGCTGGTCGGCCATCTTGTCGAGACGCTCGACCCGCGCCGCCTGCGCGTCATCCATATCGTGTCGACCGCGATCGAGCCGAACGACCTGCTCCGCACCGTCGCCGGACAGCTGGGTGTCGACAGCCTGGGCCTGTCCAAGGCGGGACTGTTGGCCGCGATCGAGCGCGCGCTGAACGGCGTCGCGCGCGAGGGGCGTCGCATCCTGCTGATCGTCGACGAGGCGCAGGCGCTGCCGCTCGCCTCGCTCGAGGAACTGCGCATGCTGTCCAATTTTCAGGCGGGGGGGCATGCGCTGCTCCAGATCCTGCTGGTCGGACAGCCCGAATTTCGCGAGCGCCTGCTCGGCTCGGCCGCCATCGAGCAGCTGCGCCAGCGGGTCATCGCCATCCACCATCTCGACCCGATGGAGGCCGACGAGGTTCCCGATTACATCGCGCACCGGCTGGCGGTGGCGGGATGGACCGGCCGCCCCGATTTCGCCGCCGACGCGTTCGACGCGCTGTACGAGGTGTCGGGCGGCGTGCCGCGCCGTCTGAACGTGCTGGCGGGCCGCGTGCTGTTGCAGGCGGCGGTCGAGGGGGTCGAGCTGATCGGCGAGGAAACCGTCAAGAGCGTCGCCGCCGACATGGCCGCCGATATGGGGGGCGATCGGTTCGCGACCTCGCGCGACGTCGAGATACAGCCCGAACCCGCCCCGATCGCACCGCCACAGGCCGCACCCGCCTTCGACCGTTCGGTCTTCGGGCTGGGGACGCTGGGCGCCGCGACGCTGAACGGCGCGCCCGCGCCCGCCGCGATGGCCGATCCGATCGTTCGCACCCGCATCATGCCCGACGGCCAGACGGGGCAGGGCGGCAGCCCGCGTATCGTCGCCCCGCCGCCCGCGCCCGAGCCGGTATCGCTGCGCCCGATCCCCGATCCCCGGCCCGCTCCGGAACCCCAGTCCGCCAAGCCCGCCCCGGCGGCGGCGGCCGAACCGTCGCCGGTCGCGGCCCTGGAGGAGCGGATCGCGCGGCTGGAGGCGCGGCTGGAGCAGCAGGAGGCGGCGCTGCGCCGCGTGCTGACGCTGATGGTCGACTGGAGCGATGCCGACGCGCGTGGCGAGCCCCGCCGCGAAGAAAGCCCGACGATCCGCACGGGCGCCTGGGGCCATGCCGCCTGA